From the Euzebya rosea genome, one window contains:
- a CDS encoding carbohydrate ABC transporter permease, giving the protein MGGTLLRALVIIIIGVGGAAAFYWVGNLITERVLPKEAGERVRPYVFILPALFVVTVYLLYPMIDTIRRSFYGDRFVDGERPFVGLDNYADAITGDGIPPIAIILAVAAIVIGVVVGITNRMPPGDARGARMRTWTFAVLGLGLLATFVINVVDEGSLTGDSPVWAAIYNNVLWILVVPSGAVAIGLLVAVLADRLPPRLENVSKSMIFMPMAISFVGASVVWQLVYAIETTGEQTGILNAIVVNLFNAEPIAWLEREAFNDFALMVIMIWLQAGFAMVLLSAAIKSVPEDTIEAARIDGANEWQIFWRVVVPQIRSTIVVVLTTILITVLKVFDIVRVLTNGRDDTQVVANLFFTNFENGAYGSAGVLVVLLVLATIPFMLINVKRFREQEAAR; this is encoded by the coding sequence ATGGGCGGCACACTGCTCAGAGCACTGGTCATCATCATCATCGGCGTGGGTGGGGCCGCGGCGTTCTACTGGGTCGGCAACCTGATCACCGAACGGGTCCTGCCGAAGGAGGCCGGCGAACGGGTACGTCCCTACGTCTTCATCCTCCCGGCGCTGTTCGTCGTGACCGTCTACCTGCTGTACCCGATGATCGACACCATCAGGCGCAGCTTCTACGGCGACCGGTTCGTCGACGGCGAACGACCGTTCGTCGGACTGGACAACTACGCCGACGCGATCACCGGGGACGGCATCCCGCCCATCGCGATCATCCTTGCGGTGGCGGCGATCGTCATCGGCGTCGTCGTGGGGATCACCAACCGCATGCCCCCCGGCGACGCACGGGGCGCACGCATGCGCACCTGGACCTTCGCGGTCCTCGGCCTCGGCCTGCTCGCCACCTTCGTCATCAACGTGGTGGACGAGGGGTCCCTGACCGGGGACAGCCCCGTCTGGGCAGCCATCTACAACAACGTCCTGTGGATCCTCGTCGTGCCGTCGGGCGCCGTGGCCATCGGCTTGCTGGTCGCGGTGCTGGCCGACCGGTTGCCGCCACGGCTCGAGAACGTCTCCAAGTCGATGATCTTCATGCCGATGGCGATCAGCTTCGTCGGCGCCTCCGTCGTCTGGCAGCTGGTCTACGCGATCGAGACCACCGGCGAGCAGACCGGCATCCTCAACGCCATCGTCGTCAACCTCTTCAACGCCGAACCCATCGCCTGGCTGGAACGCGAGGCGTTCAACGACTTCGCCCTGATGGTCATCATGATCTGGCTGCAGGCCGGGTTCGCGATGGTGCTGCTGTCGGCGGCGATCAAGTCGGTCCCCGAGGACACCATCGAGGCGGCACGCATCGACGGTGCCAACGAGTGGCAGATCTTCTGGCGTGTGGTCGTCCCGCAGATCCGCTCGACGATCGTGGTCGTCCTCACGACCATCCTCATCACGGTGCTGAAGGTCTTCGACATCGTGCGCGTCCTGACCAACGGTCGCGACGACACCCAGGTCGTCGCCAACCTGTTCTTCACCAACTTCGAGAACGGGGCCTACGGCAGCGCCGGCGTCCTCGTCGTCCTGCTGGTCCTCGCGACCATCCCGTTCATGTTGATCAACGTCAAGCGGTTCCGCGAACAGGAGGCTGCACGGTGA